Proteins encoded by one window of Nicotiana tabacum cultivar K326 chromosome 10, ASM71507v2, whole genome shotgun sequence:
- the LOC107802585 gene encoding protein IQ-DOMAIN 3, with amino-acid sequence MGRKGSWFSSVKKALSPDPKEKADKKASKSKKKWFGKEKQTLPDSSTVVTATVSPPRPALPVEEVKFDEVEEEQTKHAYSVAVATAAAAEAAVAAAHAAAEVVRLTTVNQFTGKSNEEVAAIRVQTAFRGYLARRALKALRGLVRLKSLVDGPTAKRQTANALKCMQTSSRVQSQISSRRIRMLEENRALQRQLMQKHAKELESLRRGEEWDDSLQSQKQVEASLLSKYEAAIRRERALAYSYSHQQTWKKSSRSANLLFMDPTNPQWGWSWLERWTGARPWETQSLSEKERKNDQMSVRSMSITGGEIAKAFARHQLNSELPSSPTTPSKPRTSVTARKLKSASPRVSAINQDDDDARSMFSLQSERNRRHSIAGSSIRDDESLASSPSVPSYMASTKSAKAKTRLQSPLGVENGTPEKGSAGPVKKRLSYPPSPARPRRHSGPPKINNTSLNTSITENNVNVVIN; translated from the exons ATGGGGAGGAAAGGAAGCTGGTTTTCTTCTGTAAAGAAGGCTCTGAGCCCTGATCCTAAGGAAAAGGCAGACAAG AAAGCAAgtaaatcaaagaagaaatgGTTCGGGAAAGAAAAGCAGACGCTCCCCGATTCTTCGACTGTGGTGACCGCCACAGTGTCGCCTCCTCGTCCTGCCCTTCCTGTGGAAGAGGTCAAATTTGATGAAGTGGAAGAGGAGCAGACGAAACATGCTTATTCGGTCGCAGTTGCCACAGCTGCTGCTGCTGAAGCTGCTGTTGCAGCTGCCCACGCTGCTGCAGAGGTTGTTCGATTAACTACAGTGAACCAATTCACTGGCAAATCAAATGAGGAAGTAGCTGCAATCCGAGTTCAGACTGCCTTCCGAGGTTATCTG GCGAGGAGGGCATTGAAGGCCTTAAGGGGACTCGTCAGACTCAAATCACTTGTTGATGGACCTACTGCCAAACGACAAACTGCAAATGCTCTCAAATGCATGCAGACTTCATCTCGTGTTCAATCTCAGATTAGCTCTAGAAGGATCAGGATGTTGGAGGAGAACCGAGCTCTCCAGAGGCAGCTTATGCAGAAGCATGCGAAAGAACTCGAGAGTTTGAGG AGAGGAGAGGAATGGGATGATAGTCTACAATCACAGAAGCAGGTTGAAGCTAGCTTGCTCAGCAAATATGAAGCTGCAATTAGACGAGAAAGAGCGCTTGCATATTCATATTCTCATCAG CAAACCTGGAAAAAATCGTCAAGATCTGCCAATTTGTTATTCATGGATCCAACGAATCCTCAGTGGGGTTGGAGCTGGTTAGAGCGGTGGACGGGTGCTAGGCCTTGGGAAACTCAAAGCTTATCTGAGAAAGAACGTAAAAATGATCAGATGTCTGTTAGAAGCATGAGCATTACTGGAGGAGAAATTGCCAAGGCGTTTGCCCGTCATCAGCTGAATTCTGAACTCCCTTCATCACCTACTACTCCTTCGAAGCCAAGAACTTCAGTAACAGCGAGAAAGCTGAAATCAGCAAGCCCAAGAGTTAGTGCAATAAAccaagatgatgatgatgctcgAAGCATGTTTAGCTTGCAATCAGAACGGAACAGGAGGCATAGCATTGCAGGGTCATCCATACGAGATGACGAGAGCTTGGCGAGCTCTCCCTCAGTCCCAAGTTACATGGCCTCTACAAAGTCTGCAAAAGCAAAAACACGGTTGCAGAGTCCATTGGGCGTAGAGAACGGCACACCAGAAAAGGGATCGGCAGGGCCTGTGAAGAAGCGGCTATCTTATCCACCTTCACCTGCCCGGCCAAGGCGACATTCAGGCCCACCAAAGATTAACAACACCTCATTGAACACCTCCATCACTGAGAATAATGTGAACGTTGTCATCAACTAA
- the LOC107802587 gene encoding mitochondrial import inner membrane translocase subunit TIM14-2: MPAPLVAGLAIAAAAYAGRYGIQAWKAFKARPPTARMRKFYEGGFQPKMNRREAALILGVRESVQADKVREAHRKVMVANHPDAGGSHYLASKINEAKDTLLGNTKNSGSAF, translated from the exons ATG CCTGCACCATTGGTAGCAGGACTGGCTATAGCTGCCGCTGCATATGCTGGAAGGTATGGAATCCAGGCATGGAAAGCATTCAAGGCCAGACCTCCGACTGCAAGAATGCGTAAGTTTTATGAAGGAGGTTTTCAGCCTAAAATGAACAGGAGGGAAGCAGCTCTTATTCTTGGAGTCAG GGAAAGCGTTCAAGCAGATAAAGTGAGGGAAGCGCATAGGAAGGTGATGGTAGCTAACCATCCAGACGCAGGAGGTAGTCACTACCTTGCTTCTAAAATTAATGAAGCCAAAGACACCTTGCTTGGAAATACGAAGAACAGTGGATCTGCATTTTAG
- the LOC107802586 gene encoding uncharacterized protein LOC107802586 — protein sequence MADVVVVKSWRDELASLVEDSGIRFAADAMEISTPAFSTPVYEEKRSVYESPATEEVAAEPESFKDQIEGFAKAWGEMLVELVRGCRDVVQQSLLTEESYIVQKTKGPLGEVSRRLSVLNELLPEDRDPVHAWPVIFFVFILALSALSVNSKQDTSGTQVKEVYIHPPSATRIVLPDGRHMAYHEIGVPPDSARYSVIAPHGFLSSRLGGIPGVKMSLLEEFGIRLITYDLPGFGESDPHPERNLNSSALDMQYLADGLGVNGKFWLLGYSSGAIHVWAAMKFIPDRVAGVAMFAPFVNPYESSMTKEEMAGTWEKWTRKRKLMYYLARRFPKFLDYFYRCRFLSGKHGQIDKYLSLSLGQKDKALISEPSFEEFWHRDVEESIRQGSSKPFIEEASLQVSNWGFSLVDLQIQEKCSGKGILSWLKFGYGQVKCELTGFLGPVHIWQGLDDQVVPHQMTDYVARILPRVVMHKLPDEGHFSYFFFCDECHRQMFLTIFGSPQGPLENSSDAPTEDDGEQEATNLGEEEATNLDLAAQ from the exons ATGGCGGATGTTGTAGTTGTGAAGTCATGGCGAGACGAGCTAGCAAGCTTAGTGGAGGATAGTGGGATAAGGTTCGCTGCAGATGCGATGGAAATCTCAACTCCGGCGTTTTCCACGCCGGTGTACGAGGAGAAGAGATCGGTGTACGAATCACCGGCGACCGAAGAGGTTGCGGCGGAGCCAGAGAGCTTTAAGGATCAAATTGAGGGTTTTGCGAAGGCTTGGGGAGAAATGTTGGTGGAATTAGTGAGAGGTTGTAGAGATGTGGTGCAACAAAGCCTATTGACTGAGGAATCATACATTGTGCAGAAAACGAAAGGTCCTTTGGGTGAGGTATCGAGGAGGTTGAGTGTTTTGAACGAGCTTTTGCCGGAGGATCGTGATCCGGTGCATGCTTGGCCCGTCATTTTCTTCGTCTTCATCCTCGCCCTCTCCG CATTGAGTGTAAATAGTAAACAAGATACTTCAGGCACGCAAGTGAAAGAAGTGTACATACATCCTCCTAGTGCTACTCGTATAGTGCTTCCAGACGGTAGACATATGGCATATCATGAGATAGGAGTTCCACCTGATAGTGCTAGATATTCTGTAATTGCTCCACATGGCTTTCTCTCTTCTCGACTTGGAG GTATACCCGGAGTGAAAATGTCTCTTCTTGAAGAGTTTGGCATTCGTTTGATAACATATGACCTTCCAGGTTTTGGAGAGAGTGATCCTCACCCTGAACGAAACCTTAATTCATCTGCTCTGGATATGCAATACTTGGCAGATGGTCTAGGAGTTAATGGTAAATTCTGGCTTTTGGGATACTCAAGTGGAGCAATACATGTTTGGGCTGCAATGAAATTTATTCCTGATCGAGTTGCAG GCGTAGCCATGTTTGCCCCCTTTGTCAACCCATATGAATCAAGCATGACTAAGGAAGAGATGGCAGGAACTTGGGAAAAGTGGACAAGGAAAAGGAAATTGATGTACTATTTAGCTCGAAGATTTCCAAAATTTCTTGATTACTTCTATCGCTGCAGATTTCTATCTGGAAAGCATGGTCAAATTGATAAATACCTGTCTCTGTCGCTGGGACAAAAG GATAAAGCGCTGATCAGCGAACCGTCCTTTGAAGAGTTCTGGCACAGGGATGTTGAGGAGTCAATACGTCAGGGTAGCTCAAAGCCATTTATAGAGgaagcttcacttcaagtatcaAATTGGGGGTTTAGCCTTGTGGATCTTCAAATTCAAGAAAAGTGTTCCGGTAAAGGGATCCTATCATGGCTTAAGTTTGGTTATGGTCAAGTCAAGTGTGAATTGACTGGATTTCTAGGACCAGTTCATATATGGCAG GGGTTGGATGATCAGGTTGTACCGCACCAAATGACTGACTATGTGGCTAGAATTCTGCCAAGAGTGGTGATGCACAAGCTTCCCGATGAGGGCCACTTTTCCTATTTCTTCTTCTGTGATGAATGCCATAGACAAATGTTCCTGACCATTTTCGGAAGCCCTCAGGGACCTCTTGAAAATAGCAGTGATGCTCCAACGGAAGATGATGGAGAACAGGAAGCTACGAATTTAGGAGAGGAGGAAGCTACAAATCTTGATTTGGCAGCACAATGA